One Triticum dicoccoides isolate Atlit2015 ecotype Zavitan chromosome 4B, WEW_v2.0, whole genome shotgun sequence genomic window carries:
- the LOC119294552 gene encoding uncharacterized protein LOC119294552 isoform X2, with product MESQGGSVVGSGQSLVGCQGVFYHVVGLANPIHQFPVRLLLPCSLAPRAVAATHGDERARPREPMGHCSRRRERLPPLPFPSPGSSSAAAAALHWPASFTPPLLSFPPQYPPPAPILRAREAVAVASSRERRAGSGVPVPCRPPSSYHPPPASRPIPVSRRGTGRSWLFKCPLTAASPSRRCRSYRWTAGRRRVASDSHRRSSSRSRGWPPSLEQERLLAVPMVVAATMARMVVAAARTCPRRSRHPSQGLAAQERWRCRGSNQRNVIHPVKIGFCVW from the exons ATGGAGAGCCAGGGCGGGTCGGTCGTGGGCTCTGGCCAATCGCTCGTGGGTTGTCAGGGCGTTTTTTACCATGTGGTGGGATTGGCCAACCCTATCCACCAATTccccgtccgcctcctcctcccctgctcgCTCGCCCCGCGTGCGGTCGCCGCCACTCACGGCGATGAGCGGGCAAGGCCGCGTGAGCCGATGGGCCATTGCAGTCGCCGCCGGGAGCGGCTGCCTCCTCTTCCCTTCCCGTCCCCCggttcctcctccgccgccgccgccgctctccacTGGCCGGCGAGCTtcacccctcccctcctctcctttccCCCACAATATCCACCTCCTGCCCCCATCCTTCGCGCCCGAGAAGCCGTGGCCGTCGCTTCATCGAGGGAACGGCGTGCCGGATCCGGTGTCCCCGTTCCATGTCGGCCACCGTCCTCTTACCACCCGCCTCCCGCTTCCCGACCCATCCCCGTCTCTCGACGCGGCACAGGTAGGAGCTGGCTGTTCAAGTGTCCATTGACGGCGGCGAGCCCGAGCCGGCGATGTAGATCTTACCGGTGGACTGCCGGTCGTCGACGCGTTGCCTCGGACTCCCACAGacgcagcagcagccgcagcagaggaTGGCCACCGAG CCTGGAGCAGGAGCGTTTACTCGCTGTGCCTATGGTAGTGGCGGCGACGATGGCGCGTATGGTAGTGGCGGCGGCCAGGACGTGCCCTCGGCGATCTCGACATCCAAGTCAAG GATTGGCGGCGCAAGAACGATGGCGCTGCAGGGGATCGAACCAGAGGAATGTGATCCATCCTGTCAAGATCGGTTTCTGCGTGTG GTGA
- the LOC119294552 gene encoding uncharacterized protein LOC119294552 isoform X1 — protein sequence MESQGGSVVGSGQSLVGCQGVFYHVVGLANPIHQFPVRLLLPCSLAPRAVAATHGDERARPREPMGHCSRRRERLPPLPFPSPGSSSAAAAALHWPASFTPPLLSFPPQYPPPAPILRAREAVAVASSRERRAGSGVPVPCRPPSSYHPPPASRPIPVSRRGTGRSWLFKCPLTAASPSRRCRSYRWTAGRRRVASDSHRRSSSRSRGWPPSLEQERLLAVPMVVAATMARMVVAAARTCPRRSRHPSQGLAAQERWRCRGSNQRNVIHPVKIGFCVWGTPVLKGLYSPVSYSQ from the exons ATGGAGAGCCAGGGCGGGTCGGTCGTGGGCTCTGGCCAATCGCTCGTGGGTTGTCAGGGCGTTTTTTACCATGTGGTGGGATTGGCCAACCCTATCCACCAATTccccgtccgcctcctcctcccctgctcgCTCGCCCCGCGTGCGGTCGCCGCCACTCACGGCGATGAGCGGGCAAGGCCGCGTGAGCCGATGGGCCATTGCAGTCGCCGCCGGGAGCGGCTGCCTCCTCTTCCCTTCCCGTCCCCCggttcctcctccgccgccgccgccgctctccacTGGCCGGCGAGCTtcacccctcccctcctctcctttccCCCACAATATCCACCTCCTGCCCCCATCCTTCGCGCCCGAGAAGCCGTGGCCGTCGCTTCATCGAGGGAACGGCGTGCCGGATCCGGTGTCCCCGTTCCATGTCGGCCACCGTCCTCTTACCACCCGCCTCCCGCTTCCCGACCCATCCCCGTCTCTCGACGCGGCACAGGTAGGAGCTGGCTGTTCAAGTGTCCATTGACGGCGGCGAGCCCGAGCCGGCGATGTAGATCTTACCGGTGGACTGCCGGTCGTCGACGCGTTGCCTCGGACTCCCACAGacgcagcagcagccgcagcagaggaTGGCCACCGAG CCTGGAGCAGGAGCGTTTACTCGCTGTGCCTATGGTAGTGGCGGCGACGATGGCGCGTATGGTAGTGGCGGCGGCCAGGACGTGCCCTCGGCGATCTCGACATCCAAGTCAAG GATTGGCGGCGCAAGAACGATGGCGCTGCAGGGGATCGAACCAGAGGAATGTGATCCATCCTGTCAAGATCGGTTTCTGCGTGTG GGGAACTCCAGTTCTGAAAGGTTTATACTCACCGGTGAGCTATTCCCAGTAG